Proteins encoded by one window of Culicoides brevitarsis isolate CSIRO-B50_1 chromosome 2, AGI_CSIRO_Cbre_v1, whole genome shotgun sequence:
- the LOC134829727 gene encoding facilitated trehalose transporter Tret1-like, giving the protein MTSCVKQYFAVICANLMTFNYGITVGWPSSTLPLLMSDETPLASGALTLFQVSCIGSILCIGGALGQMLYAWIADKYGRKPGMMMTFVPAVIHWLLIEFGTEFYALLVARFLAGITAGGVFQVIPMIVSEISSIEIRGRLGSFIMLFTNAGTVFAYIVCNYTSYFAVPWISIGICTMFLVGYSFMHETPKYLMMIKKEKEALDAMRFFNNGPFTDSKSAEILKSEGFDVEKDEIRVKCTSLKLDRAAKRGFIIGNVLVNIVIFSGLFTFANYYDMIFREAGSSLSPALSSIIVGSIQLAGTISASTVVERVGRKPLILVSAYGSAFFVTIMGLHSMLMDVGVDVSSFSWVPLICLSLLVFVAANGAQSLPMVIVGEIFAQEVRGPLISLCLIGNWTMSFILLLVFPYMVEYLKIYGAIWVFAVIECALATVILVMLPETKGVSIERIVQILGKGK; this is encoded by the exons ATGACTTCTTGCGTAAAACAGTACTTCGCAGTAATTTGTG cGAACCTTATGACCTTCAACTACGGCATTACCGTGGGCTGGCCTTCGAGTACTTTGCCGCTGTTGATGTCAGATGAGACTCCATTGGCATCGGGAGCGTTAACTTTGTTCCAAGTTTCATGTATTGGGTCAATTTTATGTATTGGAGGTGCTCTCGGGCAGATGTTATATGCATGGATTGCCGATAAATACGGAAGAAAACCCGGGATGATGATGACTTTTGTGCCAGCTGTT ATCCATTGGTTACTCATCGAATTCGGAACGGAATTTTATGCACTTTTAGTCGCAAGATTTCTTGCAGGAATCACTGCGGGCGGCGTTTTTCAAGTAATCCCGATGATTGTGAGCGAAATTTCGAGTATTGAGATCCGTGGGAGGCTGGGATCGTTCATTATGCTCTTCACAAATGCAGGAACTGTCTTCGCGTACATCGTTTGTAACTACACGAGCTATTTTGCGGTGCCTTGGATCTCAATTGGGATTTGTACGATGTTTTTGGTGGGATATTCGTTCATGCACGAGACTCCAAAGTacctgatgatgataaaaaaggaGAAAGAAGCCCTTGATGCGATGAGATTCTTCAACAATGGACCTTTTACGGACTCAAAAAGTgcggaaatattaaaatccgaAGGTTTTGACGTCGAAAAAGACGAAATTCGAGTAAAATGTACCTCATTAAAGCTTGATAGAGCGGCGAAACGTGGATTTATCATCGGAAATGTGCTTGTCAACATCGTCATCTTCTCCGGACTCTTCACTTTCGCCAATTATTACGACATGATATTCCGTGAAGCGGGTTCCAGTCTCTCGCCAGCCCTTTCTTCGATCATTGTTGGTTCAATTCAACTCGCTGGAACAATTTCTGCATCCACTGTCGTTGAACGAGTCGGTCGAAAGCCCTTAATTCTAGTTTCCGCGTATGGATCTGCCTTTTTTGTCACCATCATGGGCCTGCATTCGATGTTGATGGATGTCGGGGTTGATGTCTCCTCGTTTTCATGGGTGCCGTTAATTTGTTTATCACTGTTGGTTTTTGTCGCAGCGAATGGAGCACAATCCCTCCCAATGGTCATCGTTGGAGAAATTTTCGCACAAGAAGTTCGGGGACCCCTAATTTCGTTGTGCTTAATCGGAAATTGGACAATGAGCTTCATTCTGTTGCTCGTGTTCCCGTATATGGTTGAATATTTGAAGATTTACGGAGCGATTTGGGTGTTTGCGGTGATCGAATGCGCTTTGGCGACTGTAATTTTAGTGATGTTACCTGAAACGAAAGGCGTCAGCATTGAACGGATAGTCCAGATTTTAGGAAAagggaaataa
- the LOC134832394 gene encoding facilitated trehalose transporter Tret1-2 homolog — protein MFSGIFAQYYAVACANLMTFIYGIAVGWPSASLPLLKSSETPLQEYGPLTLFEASWVSSVLCIGGAIGTLFYAWIASRYGRKFGIMSSFVPMIISWLLIEYGTTFSSLFCSRFLTGFAGGAPFQIVPLIVSEVSSVEIRGSLGSLLILLHNGGAIVGIALSSYTNFYFLPWIPIVLCFVFLLGYSFVPETPKYLMSCGKDASKSLKFFQGTDFDPKIEEKSEESYKMRLSDICEPATRKALIIGTILMNSVVFTGAFTLANYYETIFKEAGSSLSPSASSLVVCSIQFAGTCSASLTVERLGRKSLVLISAFSAAFLLAVMGFHSFLKTALLVDVTSVAWLPLVCLSLLVFVAANGATSIPFVIIGEIFAQNVRGPLVSWCVIVNWLMSFVAVLIFPYMMEYLKMYGALWVFSVIGASLMTIIAVIMPETKGIPIEVIVERLRGTKEIT, from the exons ATGTTTTCCGGAATTTTTGCCCAATATTACGCCGTGGCATGTGCGAATTTGATGACTTTCATCTATGGGATTGCCGTTGGATGGCCCTCAGCTTCTTTGCCGCTTCTGAAATCCAGTGAGACGCCTCTTCAGGAGTATGGACCGTTGACACTTTTTGAAGCTTCGTGGGTTAGTTCGGTGTTGTGCATTGGAGGAGCGATCGGAACTTTATTTTATGCCTGGATTGCCTCGAGATATGGAAGGAAATTTGGGATTATGTCGAGTTTTGTACCGATGATT atctccTGGCTCCTCATCGAATACGGCACGACTTTCTCCAGCCTCTTCTGTTCGAGATTCCTCACAGGCTTTGCCGGAGGAGCTCCTTTCCAGATCGTCCCGCTCATCGTTAGCGAAGTTTCGAGTGTTGAAATTCGTGGTTCACTCggatctttattaattttactccaTAATGGAGGCGCCATCGTCGGAATCGCCCTCAGCAGCTacacaaacttttattttttgccctgGATTCCGATCGTTTTGTGTTTTGTCTTTCTCTTGGGATACAGTTTCGTGCCAGAAACCCCGAAATATCTCATGAGTTGCGGAAAAGACGCTTCAAAATCGCTAAAATTCTTCCAAGGAACAGATTTCGAcccaaaaattgaagaaaaaagtgaagaaagtTACAAAATGCGACTTTCAGACATTTGTGAGCCGGCAACGAGAAAAGCTTTGATTATTGGAACGATTTTGATGAACAGCGTGGTCTTTACGGGAGCTTTTACTTTGGCGAATTATTACGAAACGATCTTTAAAGAAGCGGGATCTTCGTTATCGCCATCAGCTTCGAGTTTGGTAGTTTGTTCCATTCAATTTGCCGGCACTTGTTCGGCTTCTTTGACCGTGGAGCGTCTCGGAAGGAAAAGTTTAGTCTTAATTTCAGCTTTTTCAGCGGCTTTTTTACTCGCCGTCATGggatttcattcatttttgaagACAGCATTGCTTGTTGATGTCACTTCTGTGGCTTGGCTTCCTCTGGTTTGCTTGTCACTTTTAGTTTTTGTCGCCGCAAATGGAGCCACATCGATTCCCTTCGTCATTATCGGCGAAATTTTCGCTCAAAACGTAAGAGGACCTCTTGTGTCGTGGTGCGTCATCGTAAATTGGCTCATGAGCTTCGTTGCGGTCTTAATTTTTCCCTACATGATGGAATACCTGAAGATGTACGGCGCGTTGTGGGTATTTTCCGTCATTGGAGCGTCGCTGATGACAATTATCGCCGTCATTATGCCCGAAACGAAGGGAATTCCCATCGAGGTGATTGTCGAAAGGCTCAGGGGAACGAAGGAAATCACGTGA